One genomic window of Arthrobacter sp. KBS0703 includes the following:
- a CDS encoding GlsB/YeaQ/YmgE family stress response membrane protein, with protein MGFLAWIILGLIVGAIVKAVMPGRVGGGWVTSLVLGVVGAIVGGWIGSLLFGKGDLAFFDLGTWILAIIGGLVVAGVYGAITGRNRTT; from the coding sequence ATGGGTTTTCTTGCTTGGATTATTCTCGGCCTGATCGTAGGCGCAATTGTTAAGGCCGTTATGCCCGGTAGGGTTGGCGGCGGCTGGGTCACCAGCTTGGTATTGGGCGTCGTAGGCGCCATCGTTGGTGGCTGGATCGGCAGCCTTCTCTTCGGCAAGGGTGACCTGGCGTTCTTCGACCTCGGCACCTGGATCCTCGCCATTATCGGCGGCTTGGTAGTCGCCGGTGTCTACGGGGCCATCACCGGCCGCAACCGGACCACCTAA
- a CDS encoding RNA methyltransferase, translating into MNETGRPQDFPLSNPRADRVRKVAQLAGRPARLKRREFLAEGPQAVREALTLHQKRVAAGEPGIVYEVYASESCLDRHPDLETLAEGTTAYLATDEVLAAMADTVTPQGILAVCGFLDVGLEQVLDAGPQLVAVLCQVRDPGNAGTVLRAADAAGADAVILTASSVDIYNPKAVRSTAGSLFHLPVVLGAEVGDLVARCKERGIGVLAADGQGQLNLDRLQDENAARRLGASAAESVYALESPTAWLFGNEAQGLSEDEIALADHRVAVPVYGEAESLNLGTAATVCLYASARSQQPVPSGPK; encoded by the coding sequence ATGAACGAAACCGGGCGCCCGCAAGACTTTCCGCTTTCCAACCCCCGAGCTGATCGGGTGAGGAAGGTGGCACAGCTTGCCGGGCGCCCGGCCCGTTTAAAGCGCCGCGAGTTCCTGGCCGAGGGGCCGCAGGCCGTGCGCGAAGCCCTGACGCTGCATCAGAAGCGGGTTGCCGCGGGGGAACCCGGCATCGTCTATGAGGTCTACGCAAGCGAGTCCTGCCTGGACCGGCACCCGGATCTGGAGACACTCGCCGAGGGCACCACGGCATACCTTGCCACCGACGAAGTGCTGGCCGCGATGGCGGATACGGTCACCCCGCAGGGCATTCTCGCGGTCTGCGGTTTCCTGGATGTAGGCCTCGAGCAGGTGCTCGACGCCGGCCCGCAGCTGGTTGCCGTGCTGTGCCAGGTCCGCGACCCCGGCAACGCCGGAACCGTGCTCCGGGCGGCCGACGCGGCCGGCGCCGACGCCGTCATCCTGACAGCCTCCAGCGTTGACATCTATAACCCCAAGGCCGTGCGCTCGACGGCCGGATCCCTCTTCCACCTGCCCGTGGTGCTCGGCGCTGAGGTCGGGGACCTGGTGGCCCGCTGCAAGGAACGCGGCATCGGGGTCCTCGCGGCGGACGGCCAAGGCCAGCTGAACCTGGACCGTCTCCAGGACGAGAACGCGGCCCGCCGCCTGGGGGCCTCGGCGGCCGAGTCGGTATATGCGCTGGAGAGCCCCACGGCCTGGCTCTTCGGCAACGAGGCCCAAGGCCTGTCCGAGGACGAGATCGCGCTGGCCGACCACCGGGTGGCCGTGCCGGTCTATGGGGAAGCCGAAAGCCTGAACCTCGGCACCGCGGCCACCGTCTGCCTTTACGCGAGTGCCCGTTCCCAGCAGCCGGTCCCGTCCGGGCCTAAGTAA